Proteins from a single region of Pseudochaenichthys georgianus unplaced genomic scaffold, fPseGeo1.2 scaffold_414_arrow_ctg1, whole genome shotgun sequence:
- the use1 gene encoding LOW QUALITY PROTEIN: vesicle transport protein USE1 (The sequence of the model RefSeq protein was modified relative to this genomic sequence to represent the inferred CDS: deleted 3 bases in 2 codons) has protein sequence MASRLETILSDCLSRCESIASEKREEAEWRLEKYVGALEEMMVALRKSVSKPTAELLTEYMRKVDFLKGLLEADKLSSTTEKALANQFLAPGRTPTIANERMPVSKTVHMQTKARCTGEMRDELLGTGLSGKGKTCFSKRQKNGVPMDERQSAAELEAVLQHHHHKNLQEKLAEDMLNLARNLKNNSLAAQNIIKQDTQTLSHSMRQADLNFEKLKTESERLEQHTKKSVNWLLWLMLILVSFSFISMILFIRIFPRLR, from the exons ATGGCTTCTAGACTGGAGACAATTTTATCAGATTGTTTGTCCCGCTGTGAGTCTATAGCGTCGGAGAAA AGAGAAGAAGCAGAATGGAGGTTAGAAAA A TATGTCGGTGCTCTGGAGGAGATGATGGTGGCGCTGAGGAAAAGCGTGAG CAAACCCACTGCAGAATTACTGACTGAATACATGAGAAAAGTAGACTTCCTGAAAGGACTTCTTGAGGCAGACAAACTG TCTTCAACGACAGAGAAGGCTTTAGCCAATCAGTTCCTCGCCCCCGGACGAACCCCCACGATAGCCAATGAGAGGATGCCGGTCTCGAAAACAGTCCACATGCAGACGAAGGCGCGATGCACCGGAGAGATGAGGGACGAGCTGCTCGGCACG GGGTTATCAGGCAAAGGTAAGACATGTTTTTCTAAGCGccaaaaaaacg GAGTTCCTATGGACGAGCGTCAGTCGGCGGCGGAGCTGGAGGCCGTG CTGCAGCACCACCACCACAAGAACCTGCAGGAGAAACTGGCCGAGGACATGCTGAACCTGGCCAGGAACCTGAAGAACAACAGCCTGGCAGCGCAGAACATCATCAAGCAGGACA CTCAGACTCTGAGCCACTCGATGCGTCAGGCCGATCTGAACTTCGAGAAGCTGAAGACGGAGTCGGAGCGTCTGGAGCAGCACACCAAGAAGTCTGTGAACTGGCTGCTGTGGCTGATGCTCATCCTCGTCTCCTTCTCCTTCATCAGCATGATCCTCTTCATCAGAATCTTCCCCCGGCTGCGATGA